A genome region from Acidobacteriota bacterium includes the following:
- a CDS encoding ABC transporter permease, which yields MTRFLQDLRYGARLLVKDGAFTFACVATLALGIGANTAIFSVINGILLHPLPYGHPDRLMFLTQWSEQVPEMSFSVENFKDLRDQNRSFESLVASNNTDFVMTGQGDAERLAGRRVTSGLFRTLEVQPIAGRAFTPDEDKVGAEKVALLSEGFWERRFGRRADIVGAKLTLNNNPYTVVGVLPASFHGSWRRAEIFTPLLQEEDRLGGPERRGSHPGIYVIARLKPGVSFEQARGEVVSIAKGLADKYPDSNAKNSMTAEGLQEAIVGDLRPSLLVLLGAVGFVLLIACGNVANLVLGRAASRQREMAVRAAMGATRGRVFRQLLTESLVLGAIGGALGLVLAYWGVSALRAWIPSSIPRVEEVRVDGMVLFFTVAVSLVTGVVFGVAPAWKISGTEPNAVLKAGAQKGGTGRGHQHLRSALVVAEISLALVLLVGAGLMLRSFFQVLNADVGIRPKGVGFTQVSLPLAGYQEPEKIAGFITTALRNIEAVPGIRTVASTLPLLGGWQTSFGIQGRPDAPPGQAPSTDISRVSPAYFRTMGVDLIRGRVFTDQDGPKAPRVCVVDETFAKTYWPNEDPIGRKVRINGRSTDPDAVLLEIVGVVRHVKNYGVDQPSRVETYLPYMQDPISSFTIVFQSDRDEADTIAAVRKAVKDVDAAVPIFSTGTLDTVIDDSRAPRRLSALLLTVFAGLALLLAAVGIYGVISYNVAQRTQEIGIRMALGAERGRILRMVLGQGTGMAILGVAIGLTVALMLTRLIAALLFQVSPTDPPTFSVVPAILFAVAVAAAYLPARRATRVEPMVALRE from the coding sequence ATGACCCGATTCCTCCAGGACCTTCGCTACGGCGCGCGTTTGCTCGTCAAGGACGGCGCCTTCACCTTCGCCTGCGTCGCGACGCTCGCCCTCGGCATCGGGGCGAACACCGCGATCTTCAGCGTCATCAACGGCATCCTCCTCCACCCGCTCCCCTACGGGCACCCCGACCGCCTGATGTTCCTGACCCAGTGGTCCGAGCAAGTCCCCGAGATGAGCTTCTCGGTAGAAAACTTCAAGGACCTCCGGGATCAGAACAGGAGCTTCGAGAGCCTCGTCGCCTCGAACAACACCGACTTCGTCATGACCGGCCAGGGGGACGCCGAGAGGCTCGCCGGCCGCCGGGTCACGTCGGGGCTCTTCCGGACGCTCGAGGTCCAGCCGATCGCCGGACGGGCCTTCACTCCCGACGAGGACAAGGTCGGCGCCGAGAAGGTCGCCCTCCTGAGCGAAGGGTTCTGGGAGCGGCGGTTCGGAAGGCGGGCCGACATCGTCGGCGCGAAGCTCACGCTGAACAATAATCCCTACACGGTCGTCGGCGTCCTCCCGGCATCGTTCCACGGGTCGTGGCGGAGGGCGGAGATCTTCACCCCTCTCCTTCAGGAAGAAGATCGCCTCGGCGGCCCCGAGAGACGCGGGAGCCATCCCGGCATCTATGTCATCGCGCGGCTGAAGCCCGGCGTCTCGTTCGAGCAGGCGCGCGGCGAGGTGGTGTCGATCGCGAAGGGGCTCGCGGACAAGTACCCCGACTCGAACGCGAAGAACAGCATGACGGCCGAAGGGCTCCAGGAGGCGATCGTGGGCGATCTGCGCCCCTCGCTCCTCGTCCTCCTCGGCGCGGTCGGCTTCGTGCTGCTGATCGCGTGCGGCAACGTCGCGAACCTCGTCCTCGGACGCGCCGCCTCGCGCCAGCGCGAGATGGCGGTCCGGGCGGCGATGGGCGCGACCCGCGGCCGCGTCTTCCGCCAGCTCCTGACCGAGAGCCTCGTTCTCGGCGCGATCGGTGGCGCTCTCGGCCTCGTCCTCGCGTACTGGGGAGTGTCGGCGCTCCGCGCGTGGATCCCGTCGAGCATCCCGCGCGTGGAGGAGGTGAGGGTCGACGGAATGGTCCTCTTCTTCACGGTGGCGGTCTCGCTCGTGACCGGCGTCGTCTTCGGCGTGGCGCCGGCGTGGAAGATCTCGGGGACCGAGCCCAACGCGGTGTTGAAGGCCGGGGCGCAGAAGGGGGGGACGGGGCGCGGCCACCAGCACCTGAGGAGCGCGCTCGTCGTGGCCGAGATCTCCCTCGCGCTCGTCCTTCTCGTGGGGGCCGGGCTCATGCTCCGGAGCTTTTTCCAGGTGCTGAACGCGGACGTGGGGATTCGACCGAAGGGGGTCGGGTTCACGCAGGTGTCGCTTCCCCTCGCGGGGTACCAGGAGCCGGAGAAGATCGCCGGATTCATCACGACGGCCCTCAGGAACATCGAGGCGGTCCCCGGCATTCGCACGGTCGCCTCGACCCTGCCGCTCCTCGGCGGGTGGCAGACGTCCTTCGGGATCCAGGGGCGCCCGGACGCGCCGCCGGGGCAGGCCCCCTCGACCGACATCTCGCGCGTCAGCCCGGCGTACTTCCGGACGATGGGGGTCGATTTGATCCGGGGGAGGGTCTTCACCGATCAGGACGGCCCGAAGGCGCCGCGGGTGTGCGTCGTCGACGAGACCTTCGCGAAGACGTACTGGCCGAACGAGGATCCGATCGGCCGGAAGGTCCGGATCAACGGGCGGTCCACCGACCCGGACGCGGTCCTCCTCGAGATCGTCGGCGTCGTGCGCCACGTGAAGAACTACGGAGTCGATCAGCCGTCGCGGGTCGAGACGTACCTTCCCTACATGCAGGATCCGATCTCGTCGTTCACGATCGTCTTCCAGTCGGATCGGGACGAGGCCGATACGATCGCCGCCGTGCGGAAGGCGGTGAAGGATGTCGACGCGGCCGTGCCGATCTTCTCGACGGGGACGCTCGACACGGTGATCGACGACTCGCGGGCGCCAAGGCGCCTCTCGGCTCTTCTCCTGACCGTCTTCGCCGGGCTCGCGCTCCTCCTCGCCGCCGTCGGGATCTACGGCGTCATCTCCTACAACGTGGCGCAGCGCACGCAGGAGATCGGCATCCGCATGGCGCTCGGCGCCGAGCGGGGGCGGATCCTGAGGATGGTGCTGGGGCAGGGGACGGGGATGGCGATCCTGGGAGTGGCGATCGGGCTGACCGTCGCGCTCATGCTCACGCGCCTCATCGCGGCGCTCCTCTTCCAGGTGAGCCCGACCGATCCCCCCACCTTCTCGGTGGTGCCGGCGATCCTCTTCGCGGTGGCGGTGGCGGCGGCGTACCTTCCAGCGCGGCGCGCGACGCGCGTCGAGCCGATGGTGGCGCTCAGGGAGTAG
- a CDS encoding type II toxin-antitoxin system VapC family toxin produces the protein MNLKYLIDTNVVSEPLRPEPAPRLLRQLRRHEGEIAIPSIVWHELKFGCVRLPKSRRRTAIERYLEDVVLASFPILDYDRIAAEWHAIERARLIAMGRTPPFIDGQIAAVARVNDLTLVTANRADFRGFRGLRVVDWI, from the coding sequence GTGAACCTCAAGTACCTGATCGACACGAACGTCGTCTCCGAGCCGTTGCGTCCTGAACCGGCGCCGCGCCTCCTGCGTCAACTCCGCAGGCACGAAGGGGAGATCGCAATCCCGTCCATCGTGTGGCATGAGCTGAAGTTTGGTTGCGTGCGCCTTCCGAAGTCACGAAGGCGCACGGCGATCGAGCGCTACCTCGAGGACGTTGTCCTGGCGAGCTTCCCGATCCTGGACTACGACCGTATCGCCGCGGAGTGGCACGCGATCGAGCGCGCAAGGTTGATTGCCATGGGAAGGACTCCCCCCTTCATCGACGGGCAGATCGCGGCGGTTGCTCGGGTGAATGATCTCACCCTTGTGACCGCAAACAGGGCCGACTTCCGCGGGTTCAGGGGGCTGCGCGTGGTCGACTGGATCTGA
- a CDS encoding type II toxin-antitoxin system prevent-host-death family antitoxin codes for MPSLVREAESGEAVELTRRGEPVAVLIGRRQYARMIAKRRRFSDALAAFVQDFDLVALEINPEEVFSGARDQTGGREIRL; via the coding sequence TTGCCCAGCCTGGTGAGGGAAGCGGAGTCGGGTGAGGCAGTGGAACTGACGAGACGCGGCGAGCCGGTGGCTGTGCTCATAGGCCGGCGGCAGTACGCGCGGATGATTGCGAAGCGCCGCCGGTTCAGCGACGCCTTGGCGGCATTCGTGCAAGACTTCGACCTCGTCGCCCTCGAAATCAATCCTGAGGAAGTGTTCTCGGGAGCGCGGGATCAGACGGGTGGGCGCGAGATCAGGCTGTGA
- a CDS encoding DEAD/DEAH box helicase: MPLTPFHPAVREWFRSHLGEPSAPQREGWPLIREGRHTLIAAPTGSGKTLAAFLWAIDDLLRRGSDLADETRVLYISPLKALGNDVQKNLDAPLAEIRALDLFLPEIRVLVRTGDTASSVRAAMMKRPPHILVTTPESLYIMLTSAGGRKMLEHVRTVIVDEIHAVAGSKRGAHLALSLERLEALTGPGLQRIGLSATQKPLEQVGRLLVGRDREVALVDTGHRRDLDLAVEIPDSPLATVCSHETWGEVYSRMAALIQEHRTTLVFVNTRKLAERIAARLTDLLGKDAVTSHHGSLARERRLDAEQRLKSGSLRALVATASLELGIDIGDADLVIQAGVTPSIAVLLQRVGRAGHALSRTPKGRVFPLTQDELACAAALMLAVREGDLDRTPQPGAPLDILAQQIVAACVAESWDEDALFAAFTRAWPYRDLSRADFDAAVALHTGGRLSLLHRDGVNGRLRATKRARLVAITSGGAIPDTADYRVLLEPEGLPVGSVHEDFAVEANAGDIFQLGNASWQILKVEPGIVRVADAKGAPPTLPFWLGEAPARTRELSEHLSRVRENGADAAWLERETGMSPGASRQLAEYLGPAAVALGGAPTTRRVVAERFFDEAGGMQLILHAPFGGRINRAWGLALRKRICRGFGFELQAAANEEAILISLGPQHSFPLEEIFDFLHPSTVRDVLVQALLAAPLFMTRWRWNVSRALVLPRTQGGGKRVPSPLMRMRADDLLMQAFPQVLACGETLPPGDIPIPWEQPIVRQTIEDALHEAMDIDGLVDVLTGLRDGTIERAAIDTPEPSPFALGILNAMPYAFLDDAPLEERRTQAVLTRRGLDPKLADTLGALDEDAVDRVREEAWPQPESAEELHEALLWMGYVTHPEAAASGWTAWIEELTGARRVVAESDRFFAAETPRDPKSLLRGRLEALGPVFLEAGSDDYAHAMALESEGSVMRCRLGGRTLWCERRLLARVHRYTIDRLRKEIEPVSAAVFWRFLASWQHVDDEHRVEGPRGVVEVVRQLAGFEIPAAAWESGVLPARVKGFRQEWLDQVTLSGEVVWGRIWGAGNAPVRIAPICLLPRDEIDQWMAMAAAPADTPSLLSGQEVGALSAHALAPLEALRARGALFTQELERITGALPSHLEMGLAELIANGVVTCDSFSGLRRLLKPPHERHTPAGGLPLVPAGRWSLLRPASSPVEPLAPDGAAEFVARRLLDRYGVVFRRILVREKIPVPWRDIVRVLRRLELRGDARGGRFVAGFAGEQYASPGAVELLRRVRTRPAGEPAQVAAGDPLNLQGILTPDERIASSARRRVKVG, encoded by the coding sequence ATGCCGCTGACCCCGTTCCATCCCGCCGTCCGCGAGTGGTTCCGCTCCCACCTCGGCGAGCCCAGCGCCCCGCAGCGCGAAGGCTGGCCCCTCATCCGCGAGGGGCGGCACACCCTCATCGCCGCGCCGACCGGATCCGGAAAAACGCTCGCGGCCTTTCTGTGGGCGATCGACGATCTGTTGCGCCGGGGAAGCGACCTCGCCGACGAAACGCGCGTCCTCTACATCTCGCCGCTGAAGGCGCTCGGCAACGACGTCCAGAAGAACCTCGACGCCCCGCTCGCCGAGATCCGCGCCCTCGACCTCTTCCTCCCCGAGATCCGCGTCCTGGTCCGCACCGGCGACACGGCGTCGTCGGTGCGCGCGGCGATGATGAAGCGGCCGCCTCACATCCTCGTCACCACCCCCGAGTCGCTCTACATCATGCTGACCAGCGCCGGCGGCCGGAAGATGCTCGAGCACGTGCGCACCGTCATCGTGGACGAGATCCATGCCGTCGCAGGCAGCAAGCGCGGCGCGCACCTCGCGCTCTCCCTCGAGCGCCTCGAGGCGCTCACGGGGCCGGGGCTCCAGAGGATCGGCCTCTCGGCGACGCAGAAGCCCCTCGAGCAGGTGGGTCGGCTTCTCGTCGGACGTGACCGGGAGGTCGCCCTCGTCGACACGGGGCACCGGCGGGATCTCGATCTCGCCGTCGAGATCCCCGACTCCCCTCTCGCGACGGTCTGCTCGCACGAGACGTGGGGTGAGGTCTACAGCCGGATGGCGGCTCTCATCCAGGAGCACCGGACGACGCTCGTCTTCGTGAACACCCGCAAGCTCGCGGAGCGAATCGCCGCCCGCCTCACCGATCTTCTCGGCAAGGACGCGGTCACGAGCCACCACGGAAGCCTCGCGCGCGAGCGCCGGCTCGACGCCGAGCAGCGGCTGAAATCGGGATCGCTGAGGGCCCTCGTCGCGACGGCCTCCCTCGAGCTGGGGATCGACATCGGCGACGCGGACCTCGTCATCCAGGCCGGCGTCACGCCGTCGATCGCCGTCCTCCTCCAGCGCGTCGGCCGCGCGGGCCACGCCCTCTCGCGGACGCCGAAAGGGCGCGTCTTCCCGCTCACCCAGGACGAGCTGGCGTGCGCGGCGGCGCTGATGCTCGCCGTGCGCGAGGGAGATCTCGATCGCACCCCCCAGCCCGGCGCTCCCCTCGACATCCTCGCGCAGCAGATCGTCGCCGCGTGCGTGGCCGAGAGCTGGGATGAGGACGCTCTCTTCGCGGCCTTCACGCGCGCCTGGCCATATCGCGATCTGTCGCGCGCCGACTTCGACGCGGCGGTGGCCCTCCACACCGGCGGGCGACTCTCACTTCTCCACCGCGACGGCGTGAACGGGCGCCTTCGCGCGACGAAGCGCGCGCGCCTCGTCGCGATCACGTCGGGCGGGGCGATCCCCGACACCGCCGACTACCGTGTGCTCCTCGAGCCCGAGGGGCTCCCCGTCGGATCGGTGCACGAGGACTTCGCCGTCGAGGCGAACGCCGGAGACATCTTCCAGCTCGGCAATGCCTCGTGGCAGATACTCAAGGTCGAGCCAGGAATCGTGCGCGTGGCCGACGCGAAGGGGGCGCCGCCGACCCTTCCCTTCTGGCTCGGCGAGGCGCCGGCGCGGACGCGCGAGCTGTCGGAACACCTCTCGCGCGTGCGCGAGAACGGCGCCGACGCGGCGTGGCTCGAGCGCGAGACGGGGATGTCTCCTGGCGCCTCGCGCCAGCTCGCGGAGTACCTCGGCCCGGCCGCCGTCGCGCTCGGCGGAGCGCCCACGACGCGGCGCGTCGTCGCCGAGCGCTTCTTCGACGAGGCGGGGGGGATGCAGCTCATCCTCCACGCGCCTTTCGGCGGGCGCATCAACCGCGCGTGGGGGCTCGCCCTCAGGAAGCGCATCTGCCGCGGCTTCGGCTTCGAGCTGCAGGCGGCGGCGAACGAGGAGGCGATCCTCATCTCGCTCGGGCCGCAGCACTCGTTCCCGCTCGAGGAGATCTTCGACTTCCTCCACCCTTCGACCGTGAGGGACGTCCTCGTGCAGGCCCTTCTCGCCGCGCCCCTCTTCATGACGCGGTGGCGGTGGAACGTGAGCCGCGCCCTCGTCCTCCCGCGCACGCAGGGTGGGGGGAAGCGCGTGCCGTCGCCGCTGATGCGGATGCGCGCCGACGATCTCCTGATGCAGGCCTTCCCGCAGGTCCTCGCGTGCGGCGAAACGCTTCCTCCGGGCGACATCCCGATCCCGTGGGAGCAGCCGATCGTGAGGCAGACGATCGAGGACGCGCTTCACGAGGCGATGGACATCGACGGCCTCGTCGACGTCCTCACCGGCCTCCGCGACGGAACGATCGAGCGCGCGGCGATCGACACGCCGGAGCCGTCGCCTTTCGCCCTCGGGATCCTCAACGCCATGCCCTACGCCTTCCTCGACGACGCTCCCCTCGAGGAGAGGCGCACGCAGGCGGTCCTCACGCGCCGCGGCCTCGACCCGAAGCTCGCCGACACCCTGGGGGCCCTCGACGAGGACGCCGTCGATCGCGTCCGCGAGGAGGCGTGGCCGCAGCCCGAGAGCGCCGAGGAGCTGCACGAGGCGCTCCTCTGGATGGGATACGTCACGCACCCCGAGGCGGCCGCGAGCGGCTGGACGGCGTGGATCGAGGAGCTGACCGGGGCGCGCCGCGTCGTCGCTGAGAGCGACCGCTTCTTCGCCGCCGAGACGCCGCGCGATCCGAAGTCGCTCCTTCGCGGGAGACTCGAGGCCCTCGGCCCGGTCTTCCTCGAGGCGGGCTCCGACGATTACGCGCACGCGATGGCGCTCGAGAGCGAGGGATCGGTCATGCGCTGCCGCCTCGGCGGCCGGACGCTCTGGTGCGAAAGACGCCTCCTGGCGCGCGTGCATCGGTACACCATCGACAGGCTCCGGAAGGAGATCGAGCCGGTCAGCGCGGCGGTCTTCTGGCGTTTCCTCGCCTCCTGGCAGCACGTCGACGACGAGCACAGGGTCGAGGGGCCGCGCGGCGTCGTCGAGGTGGTCCGGCAGCTCGCCGGGTTCGAGATCCCGGCGGCGGCGTGGGAGTCGGGAGTGCTGCCGGCGCGCGTGAAGGGGTTCCGCCAGGAGTGGCTCGACCAGGTCACCCTCTCGGGCGAGGTCGTCTGGGGGAGGATCTGGGGGGCGGGCAACGCCCCGGTGCGGATCGCGCCGATCTGTTTGCTGCCGCGCGACGAGATCGATCAGTGGATGGCGATGGCCGCGGCCCCCGCGGACACACCGTCGCTCCTCTCCGGGCAGGAGGTCGGCGCCCTCTCGGCGCATGCGCTCGCGCCGCTCGAGGCGCTGCGCGCGCGCGGGGCGCTCTTCACGCAGGAGTTGGAGAGGATCACCGGAGCTTTGCCGTCACACCTCGAGATGGGGCTCGCCGAGCTGATCGCCAACGGCGTCGTCACCTGCGACTCGTTCAGCGGCCTGAGGCGCCTCCTCAAGCCGCCGCACGAGCGGCACACGCCGGCGGGAGGATTGCCGCTGGTGCCGGCGGGTCGGTGGAGCCTGCTGCGGCCGGCGTCATCTCCCGTCGAGCCTCTCGCCCCCGATGGCGCGGCCGAGTTCGTGGCGCGGCGCCTTCTCGATCGCTACGGCGTCGTCTTCCGGCGCATTCTTGTCAGAGAGAAAATCCCGGTTCCGTGGCGCGACATCGTGCGCGTGTTGCGACGCCTTGAGCTGCGCGGCGACGCCCGAGGCGGTCGCTTCGTCGCGGGGTTCGCGGGGGAGCAGTACGCGTCGCCCGGCGCCGTCGAGCTGCTCCGCCGCGTCAGGACACGACCGGCCGGCGAGCCGGCGCAGGTCGCGGCGGGGGATCCGCTGAACCTCCAGGGGATCCTCACCCCCGACGAGCGGATCGCCTCGTCTGCGAGACGGCGGGTGAAGGTGGGGTGA
- a CDS encoding DEAD/DEAH box helicase family protein, with product MTEWKAGDRLTHRFNPDLGTGRVARVDGRMMEVEFPAAGSTMRFALSSDALAPIRLEPGGAARLGPSGDLVTIEAALDDGTFRLADGRALPAADLWPVASSRGLFDRLAAGEVDPIEDFSNRLDALHLAALREADGLGSFLGGRIHLFPHQLYVAERAARSDPVRWLLADEVGLGKTVEACLILNHLVRTGRARRTLVVAPETLTVQWLGELWRKYHQVFVLLDDQRLSDVARDFGPGFNPFETHEHAVIGLETLVRHSKLAEHAVAAGIDLLVVDEAHRLERPPGHPGNPAYRAVAPIAALGRHTLLLTATPLEDDAHGFFRLLQLLRPEEFPEGSPFETRLSGRVPLPPCTSSTRRDDIGGLPPRQGAPVDIEKGAWRILADLEGAMRAIPAGDPVARRKKAGRIERALSSGAAIEGLLGPDETEGRSLARKAKQADPRVAWITRQASAWWGAGDKTLIFVAQREGLEMLRSAISTVTGMRVGVFHESLSPVQRDIEVAQFRLRGGPSILISTECGGEGRNFEFCRRLILFDLPWNASLVEQRIGRLDRIGRTIPVEIVYFRPPAGLGAAIARLYEEIGLFRAPMGGLERELSHVGTAIERAALEEAGEIAPTLFAGVVQEAKEARTRVQEAAYHELHRDPYRPEMAEAIFARLPDHLEELTAETIVAACERLGFRTDEKRGRATWYIEFGNHARVDRLPGVAAGSTWLGSFNREEAVADESIDFFASGQALVEGILADLEESPRGRVALFHVEGTGETGFALLAIYKTGPAFEAVVVDLDGKDRPEWAELLTRRPLKTRRVKPETWTLQPGWTATIDRLAAALPRADRPVAVAAVLMGS from the coding sequence GTGACGGAGTGGAAGGCCGGGGATCGCCTCACGCACCGGTTCAATCCCGACCTCGGCACCGGGCGCGTCGCGCGGGTGGACGGCCGCATGATGGAGGTCGAGTTCCCCGCGGCGGGGAGCACGATGCGCTTCGCGCTGAGCTCGGACGCCCTCGCGCCGATCCGGCTCGAGCCGGGCGGCGCGGCGCGCCTGGGACCGTCCGGGGACCTCGTGACCATCGAGGCGGCGCTCGACGACGGGACCTTCCGCCTCGCCGACGGCCGGGCCCTGCCGGCCGCGGATCTCTGGCCCGTCGCCTCCAGCCGCGGCCTCTTCGATCGGCTCGCGGCGGGGGAGGTCGATCCGATCGAGGACTTCTCGAACCGTCTCGACGCCCTGCACCTCGCGGCGCTCCGCGAGGCCGACGGCCTCGGCTCGTTCCTCGGCGGCCGCATCCATCTCTTCCCTCACCAGCTCTACGTCGCCGAGCGCGCGGCGCGGAGCGATCCGGTCCGCTGGCTCCTCGCCGACGAGGTCGGCCTCGGCAAGACGGTCGAGGCGTGCCTGATCCTCAACCACCTCGTGCGCACCGGGCGCGCGCGCCGCACCCTGGTGGTGGCGCCGGAGACGCTGACCGTGCAGTGGCTCGGCGAGCTGTGGCGGAAGTACCACCAGGTCTTCGTCCTTCTCGACGATCAGCGCCTCAGCGACGTCGCGCGCGACTTCGGCCCCGGGTTCAACCCCTTCGAGACGCACGAGCACGCCGTCATCGGCCTCGAGACGCTCGTCAGGCATTCGAAGCTCGCCGAGCACGCCGTCGCCGCCGGCATCGATCTCCTGGTCGTGGACGAGGCGCACCGCCTCGAGCGCCCCCCCGGCCATCCGGGAAATCCCGCGTACCGCGCCGTCGCGCCGATCGCCGCGCTCGGGAGGCACACGCTCCTGTTGACGGCGACGCCGCTCGAGGATGACGCGCACGGATTCTTCCGGCTGCTCCAGCTCCTGCGCCCGGAGGAGTTCCCCGAGGGGAGCCCGTTCGAGACGCGGCTCAGCGGCCGTGTCCCCCTTCCGCCGTGCACCTCGTCGACGCGGCGCGACGACATCGGCGGCCTCCCGCCGCGACAGGGCGCCCCCGTGGACATCGAGAAGGGCGCGTGGAGGATCCTCGCCGACCTGGAGGGTGCGATGCGCGCGATCCCGGCCGGCGATCCCGTCGCGCGGCGGAAGAAGGCGGGGCGCATCGAGCGCGCCCTCTCGTCGGGGGCGGCGATCGAGGGGCTCCTCGGTCCCGACGAGACGGAAGGCCGCTCCCTCGCGCGGAAGGCGAAGCAGGCCGATCCGCGCGTCGCGTGGATCACCCGCCAGGCCTCGGCGTGGTGGGGAGCGGGTGACAAGACGCTCATCTTCGTGGCGCAGCGCGAGGGGCTCGAGATGCTGCGCTCGGCCATCTCGACGGTCACCGGCATGCGCGTCGGCGTCTTCCACGAGAGCCTCTCCCCCGTGCAGCGCGACATCGAGGTGGCGCAGTTCCGCCTGAGAGGAGGGCCCTCGATCCTTATCTCGACCGAGTGCGGCGGCGAGGGGCGCAACTTCGAGTTCTGCCGCCGCCTCATCCTCTTCGACCTTCCGTGGAACGCCTCGCTCGTCGAGCAGCGCATCGGCCGCCTCGACCGGATCGGGCGCACGATCCCCGTGGAGATCGTCTACTTCCGTCCGCCGGCCGGCCTCGGCGCGGCGATCGCGCGCCTGTACGAGGAGATCGGCCTCTTCCGCGCGCCCATGGGGGGCCTCGAGCGTGAGCTCTCGCACGTGGGGACGGCCATCGAGCGCGCGGCGCTCGAGGAGGCCGGCGAGATCGCGCCAACGCTCTTCGCCGGGGTGGTGCAGGAGGCGAAGGAGGCCCGGACGCGCGTGCAGGAGGCGGCGTACCACGAGCTGCACCGCGATCCGTACCGCCCGGAGATGGCCGAGGCGATCTTCGCGCGCCTCCCCGATCACCTCGAGGAGCTGACCGCCGAGACGATCGTCGCGGCGTGCGAGCGCCTCGGCTTCCGCACCGACGAGAAGCGCGGCCGCGCCACCTGGTACATCGAGTTCGGGAACCACGCCCGCGTCGATCGCCTCCCCGGGGTCGCGGCGGGCTCGACCTGGCTGGGCTCCTTCAACCGCGAGGAGGCGGTGGCCGACGAGTCGATCGACTTCTTCGCCTCGGGGCAGGCGCTCGTCGAGGGGATCCTCGCCGATCTCGAGGAGAGCCCGCGGGGTCGCGTCGCTCTCTTCCACGTGGAGGGGACGGGGGAGACCGGCTTCGCCCTCCTCGCGATCTACAAGACCGGCCCGGCCTTCGAGGCGGTGGTCGTGGATCTCGACGGGAAGGATCGCCCCGAGTGGGCCGAGCTCCTCACGCGGCGTCCCCTGAAGACGCGCCGCGTGAAGCCCGAGACGTGGACCTTGCAGCCCGGCTGGACGGCGACGATCGATCGCCTCGCCGCCGCGCTCCCCCGCGCCGATCGCCCCGTCGCGGTGGCGGCGGTGCTGATGGGAAGCTGA